The following are encoded together in the Zingiber officinale cultivar Zhangliang chromosome 8A, Zo_v1.1, whole genome shotgun sequence genome:
- the LOC122009320 gene encoding MADS-box transcription factor 50-like has protein sequence MVRGKTQMRRIENAASRQVTFSKRRNGLLKKAHELSVLCDAEVALIVFSARGKLYEFASSSVQNTIERYMSHREEVEINNKDSERTMEQWKCEAADMSKKIEHIEAQKRKILGENLGSCSAEELNELEVQLEKSLRSVKEKRRRMLEEQIAQLKEKENSLLKENASLLEQVNCKSEPQLTLTAIREDDTDGHARKEHTEVETELMIGRPGSR, from the exons ATGGTGAGGGGGAAGACGCAGATGCGGCGGATAGAAAACGCGGCGAGCCGGCAGGTGACCTTTTCGAAGCGGCGGAACGGCCTCCTCAAGAAGGCGCACGAGCTCTCCGTCCTCTGCGACGCCGAGGTCGCCCTCATCGTCTTCTCCGCGAGGGGAAAGCTCTACGAGTTCGCCAGCTCCAG TGTACAGAATACGATTGAACGGTATATGTCACACAGAGAAGAAGTTGAAATCAATAACAAAGACTCAGAAAGGACCATGGAG CAATGGAAATGTGAAGCCGCAGACATGTCAAAGAAGATAGAGCACATTGAAGCTCAGAAAAG GAAGATCTTGGGTGAAAACTTGGGATCATGTTCCGCAGAGGAGTTGAACGAGCTCGAGGTTCAACTAGAGAAAAGCTTACGCAGCGTAAAGGAAAAAAGA AGAAGAATGTTGGAAGAGCAAATTGCACAGCTAAAGGAGAAA GAGAATTCACTTCTGAAGGAGAATGCATCATTGCTCGAACAG GTGAACTGCAAGTCAGAACCTCAATTAACACTAACTGCAATCCGAGAAGATGATACAGATGGTCACGCTCGAAAAGAGCATACGGAAGTAGAAACCGAGCTGATGATCGGAAGGCCAGGCAGTCGATAG